The proteins below come from a single Holdemania massiliensis genomic window:
- a CDS encoding glycosyltransferase, which produces MKKKLILINSCKGLYGGVESFLLNIFNNLDLERYDVTFLTCGKTTYNMYKKEIIEKGGCVEEIPIYANSIKKQARLYYELYKYYKRKNPDIVHINSGGLSFHFLAARAAKKAGIKSIILHSHNFIPQENRIRNKIKSIVKFKLVHYGTRFLACSKGAAKWIFPDSLVEKNMVEIIPNGIDTKKFAFDTTKRKNFRLELGLTDELIIGNIGRFQPQKNHKFMIKVMKEVVKLQPKARLLLVGEGELKNEIRKDIHIANLDDNVIFLGERKDMASFLSAIDIFILPSLHEGFPISAIEAQTSGAKVILADTITSETNITGEAIFLSISECDAERRWSDIICDNTANLDRTIQKDVVKDAGYDVSAYCERIKQIYNGE; this is translated from the coding sequence GTGAAAAAGAAATTGATACTTATAAATTCTTGTAAAGGTTTATATGGAGGCGTTGAGTCTTTTTTATTGAATATATTTAATAACTTAGATCTTGAGAGATATGATGTTACCTTTTTAACCTGCGGAAAGACAACTTATAATATGTATAAAAAGGAAATAATTGAAAAAGGAGGCTGTGTAGAAGAAATTCCTATTTATGCAAACTCTATAAAAAAACAAGCACGGCTTTATTATGAGTTATATAAATATTATAAGAGAAAAAATCCGGATATTGTTCATATTAACAGCGGAGGACTTTCTTTTCACTTTCTTGCTGCACGTGCTGCAAAGAAAGCGGGCATTAAATCAATTATACTTCACTCACATAATTTTATTCCTCAAGAGAATAGAATACGAAATAAAATAAAAAGTATAGTAAAATTTAAACTAGTGCACTATGGTACAAGGTTTCTAGCCTGTTCTAAGGGGGCTGCAAAGTGGATATTTCCTGATTCTTTAGTAGAAAAAAATATGGTAGAGATCATTCCTAATGGTATTGATACAAAAAAGTTTGCATTTGATACTACGAAGAGAAAAAATTTTAGATTAGAGTTAGGTCTTACAGATGAATTGATAATTGGTAATATCGGAAGATTTCAGCCTCAAAAAAATCATAAATTTATGATTAAAGTAATGAAGGAAGTCGTTAAATTACAACCAAAAGCAAGATTGCTCTTAGTAGGTGAAGGTGAGCTGAAAAATGAAATAAGAAAAGACATTCATATTGCTAATCTTGATGATAATGTTATATTTTTAGGTGAAAGAAAAGATATGGCATCATTTTTATCTGCCATTGACATATTTATATTGCCCTCTCTTCACGAAGGATTTCCAATTTCTGCAATAGAAGCACAAACGTCTGGAGCTAAAGTAATTCTTGCTGATACAATAACTAGCGAAACCAATATTACTGGAGAAGCTATTTTTTTATCAATATCTGAATGTGATGCTGAACGGAGATGGTCAGATATAATATGTGATAATACAGCAAATTTAGATCGCACAATCCAGAAAGACGTTGTTAAAGACGCAGGATACGATGTTTCGGCATACTGTGAACGAATAAAACAGATTTATAATGGTGAATGA
- a CDS encoding Ldh family oxidoreductase, with protein sequence MMKRCNEDFIREKALKLLISREMPVEDARIFIDSMISADLCGISTHGIRMLPIYVEKIEKGNYSYEEIEIKKQFPAFTIINSKNTIGAISANKATDIAIEKAKTEGIHTVFAYNSNTFGSGLYFVEKIANAGQIGFICCNSPAAMPAFNGLEAMLGTNPLAFASPSKSYGNITLDMATSVVAKSKFGLAKANGEKLESGWAIDKEGNPTIDPDEAMSGFVLPTGGFKGYGIAMIIDILSGFLSGAAYLNKVRKFYSESGDCMNVGHLIIAINPEIIYEGDFKSDMDRYIEILKNSNTVKGKEIVIPGDRSKSRKLENKKLGIILSDEVIRKLEYLFDEKMEYA encoded by the coding sequence ATGATGAAACGATGTAATGAGGATTTTATTCGTGAAAAAGCTTTAAAGCTACTTATTTCTAGAGAAATGCCAGTAGAAGATGCAAGGATATTTATAGATTCTATGATTTCAGCTGATTTGTGTGGGATATCTACACATGGTATCCGAATGCTTCCAATATATGTAGAAAAAATTGAAAAGGGTAATTATTCATATGAGGAAATAGAGATCAAAAAACAGTTTCCTGCGTTTACGATTATTAACTCAAAGAATACAATTGGAGCTATTTCTGCAAATAAGGCAACTGATATTGCAATTGAAAAAGCAAAAACAGAGGGTATTCATACTGTTTTTGCTTATAATTCCAATACATTTGGATCAGGCCTTTATTTTGTTGAAAAAATTGCAAATGCTGGACAGATTGGTTTCATTTGCTGTAACTCTCCCGCGGCAATGCCAGCATTTAATGGACTTGAGGCTATGTTAGGTACAAATCCTCTTGCTTTTGCAAGTCCCTCTAAATCCTATGGAAATATCACTCTAGATATGGCAACGAGTGTTGTAGCTAAATCAAAATTTGGATTGGCCAAAGCAAATGGAGAAAAATTAGAGAGCGGATGGGCTATAGATAAAGAAGGTAATCCAACAATAGATCCTGATGAAGCGATGTCAGGCTTTGTTTTACCTACAGGAGGATTTAAAGGCTATGGCATTGCCATGATAATTGATATACTATCAGGTTTTTTGTCCGGAGCGGCTTATTTAAATAAAGTAAGAAAATTCTATTCTGAAAGTGGAGATTGCATGAATGTAGGGCATTTAATAATAGCGATAAATCCTGAAATCATTTATGAAGGTGATTTTAAATCAGATATGGACAGATATATTGAAATTTTAAAAAATTCCAATACTGTAAAAGGAAAGGAAATAGTAATCCCAGGAGATAGAAGCAAAAGCAGGAAGTTAGAAAATAAGAAACTAGGAATTATTCTATCAGATGAAGTTATTAGAAAGTTAGAGTACCTATTTGATGAGAAAATGGAATATGCCTAA
- a CDS encoding lipopolysaccharide biosynthesis protein: MNGQSRTQNSIINAITAVAGQGVSLIISFITRIVFIQQLGNVYLGVNSIFTNIVGLLSLAELGVGTSINYSLYKPLAEKNIPKIKSLMNLYRKVYYIIGSTILLIGIAITPFIDFFIKTSEANMIPQLHFIFLLFVINSAVSYFYSFKRALIISDQKRYIATIYRYAFFIILNVTQTIVLLFTRDFILYLVLSLLSTIGENLCVSYKANQMYPYLKEKNIESLDQSDVHEIKKNTIALLYHKIGSSVVNSTDNILISKIIGIVAVGVYSNYQLITNALNIVIAQLFAALTASIGNLGVTEAIEKSEKILHIVFFLNFWIVCIISASLYSTIDLLIKAWFGANMILNKNVLICIVINFYLYQIRRTVLMYRDAYGLFWYDRYKALIEALINLIISIVLGMKIGLVGILIGTIISTMLTSLWIEPYILFKYGFRHSAKKYYLNLLIYTCLTAILCTICGFIVKFMRLSGFLGFLIGVTICVSLVSISIAFLFYRTEEFKYFKNMITKIILFFKNESEKNNA, translated from the coding sequence ATGAATGGACAAAGTAGAACTCAAAATTCAATAATTAATGCAATTACTGCAGTGGCTGGACAAGGTGTTAGTTTAATTATTAGTTTTATAACAAGAATTGTTTTTATACAGCAACTTGGTAATGTATATCTTGGAGTTAATAGCATTTTTACGAACATAGTTGGACTACTTTCGCTTGCTGAACTTGGTGTAGGAACTTCGATTAATTATAGTTTATATAAACCTTTAGCTGAAAAAAACATACCAAAAATTAAAAGTCTTATGAATTTGTATAGAAAAGTTTACTATATAATAGGATCAACTATTCTATTAATTGGTATTGCAATAACGCCATTTATAGATTTTTTTATAAAGACTTCAGAAGCAAATATGATACCTCAATTACATTTTATATTTCTTTTGTTTGTTATCAACTCAGCTGTTTCATATTTCTATTCGTTTAAAAGGGCATTAATTATATCTGATCAAAAGCGATATATAGCAACGATATATAGATATGCATTTTTTATTATATTGAATGTTACGCAGACTATTGTCTTATTATTTACTCGTGATTTTATTTTATACCTTGTTCTTTCTTTGTTAAGTACAATAGGTGAAAATTTATGTGTTTCTTATAAAGCTAATCAAATGTATCCATATTTAAAAGAAAAAAATATAGAAAGTTTAGATCAAAGTGATGTCCATGAAATTAAAAAGAATACAATAGCTTTGTTATATCATAAAATAGGTAGTTCAGTAGTGAATTCTACAGATAATATTTTGATTTCAAAGATTATTGGTATTGTTGCGGTAGGTGTTTATTCAAATTATCAACTCATCACCAATGCCTTAAATATAGTAATCGCACAATTATTTGCTGCATTGACTGCAAGTATAGGTAATTTAGGTGTTACTGAAGCAATTGAAAAATCTGAAAAGATATTACATATAGTTTTCTTTTTGAATTTTTGGATTGTATGCATAATTTCTGCATCATTATATTCTACAATTGATTTACTTATTAAAGCTTGGTTCGGCGCGAATATGATTTTAAATAAAAATGTTTTAATTTGTATTGTAATTAATTTCTATTTATATCAAATCAGACGTACTGTTTTAATGTACAGAGATGCATATGGCTTATTTTGGTATGATAGATATAAAGCGTTGATAGAAGCACTTATTAACTTGATAATTTCGATAGTTTTAGGAATGAAGATAGGCTTAGTGGGTATTCTTATCGGTACAATCATTAGTACAATGTTGACAAGTCTTTGGATAGAGCCTTATATCTTATTTAAATATGGATTTAGGCATAGTGCTAAAAAATATTATCTAAATTTATTAATATATACTTGTTTAACTGCTATATTGTGCACAATTTGTGGATTTATTGTTAAGTTTATGAGATTGTCTGGTTTTTTAGGCTTTTTAATAGGTGTAACTATTTGCGTATCATTAGTTTCTATTTCAATTGCTTTTTTGTTTTATCGTACGGAAGAGTTTAAATATTTTAAAAACATGATTACCAAAATAATTTTATTTTTTAAAAATGAAAGTGAGAAAAATAATGCTTAA
- a CDS encoding LicD family protein: METLRELQLISIYIYKDLLTFCNMHKLRVYLHGGSLIGAVRHKGYIPWDDDIDVCMSRPDYEKMLSISDGKISDCCTLIDPEADKNFNGYIPVIVYNISKLESRQYRTEEDLKIGISIFVFDGISSNFFKQKLYYTYMFILRAEHALCRADFNYVNTKLAKKFGPFLQKFYKKSNVKKYKMKIIKFQKRYSYNQSEFVSTNADYQASKEVCKKIDFETAIPVIFEGIESSAFSHYDLHLQKYYGNYMELPSENQRNAKHNFNAWIDDRFIF; encoded by the coding sequence GTGGAAACATTAAGAGAATTACAGTTAATTAGTATTTATATTTATAAAGATTTGCTAACATTCTGTAATATGCATAAATTACGAGTATATTTACATGGAGGATCTTTAATTGGTGCGGTTCGTCATAAAGGATACATACCTTGGGACGATGATATTGATGTATGCATGAGTAGACCAGATTATGAAAAAATGTTAAGTATATCTGATGGTAAGATTTCAGATTGTTGTACATTAATTGATCCTGAAGCAGATAAGAATTTTAACGGATATATACCGGTTATCGTTTATAATATATCAAAGTTGGAATCTAGGCAATATAGGACTGAAGAAGATTTGAAGATTGGGATTAGTATTTTTGTATTCGATGGTATTTCTAGTAATTTCTTTAAACAAAAATTATATTATACATATATGTTTATACTTAGAGCTGAGCATGCATTATGTCGAGCTGACTTTAATTATGTTAATACAAAGTTAGCTAAGAAATTTGGCCCTTTTTTACAAAAATTTTATAAGAAATCTAACGTGAAAAAATATAAAATGAAAATAATAAAATTTCAAAAACGATATTCATATAATCAGTCTGAATTTGTTTCAACAAATGCAGATTATCAAGCTTCCAAAGAGGTTTGTAAAAAGATTGACTTTGAAACGGCTATTCCAGTAATTTTTGAAGGTATCGAGAGTTCAGCTTTCAGCCATTATGATTTACATTTACAAAAATATTATGGAAATTATATGGAACTTCCTTCTGAAAATCAACGAAATGCAAAGCATAATTTTAATGCCTGGATAGATGATAGATTCATTTTTTAG
- a CDS encoding EpsG family protein, whose amino-acid sequence MNDRYLQMFSWGLLYSIFSLTVVLLYKTLMKPDRIFVLKIKEKKRSILHISDLVIYIILTTVSAIRLNTGSDFYNYYTYFNQINENFSSIKEVLFQSQGGYWILSYIIKIFTDYQYAIFVVIAILSYAYLFYIIRKESDDPSCTLLCYLFLGYYAYSNNILKQYIAMMFVMSAYLNFNDKNYFKCLILSFLAVSFHYSAGIILIVMFLAKNIKPTFGKYRAAILAGIAGAVSLNLILTIFIKIIPSASGYAKYLDWRRSGQLRLIAAVIGMSIIYALLTFLVLKYKDKIKTKNERRYKEIIFLIIGLCINIISIRQWIINRIAIYFYQFIILILPTMLGVLKSKERKKVKIVLYTLMFLYMMFSSIFLGENEYYSYNTVFSGDPPISDVQYNMLHGWRK is encoded by the coding sequence ATGAATGATCGCTACTTGCAAATGTTCTCTTGGGGATTATTGTATTCTATATTTAGTCTAACAGTTGTTCTACTATACAAAACTCTAATGAAGCCAGATAGAATATTTGTACTAAAAATCAAAGAAAAGAAAAGAAGTATATTGCATATATCTGATTTAGTTATTTATATAATACTAACAACTGTTTCTGCAATTAGGCTTAATACAGGCTCAGATTTCTATAATTATTATACATATTTCAATCAGATTAATGAAAATTTTTCTTCTATCAAAGAAGTTTTATTTCAATCACAAGGAGGATATTGGATATTATCCTATATCATTAAAATATTTACTGATTATCAGTATGCTATTTTTGTTGTTATTGCGATTCTTTCTTATGCTTATTTGTTTTATATAATACGAAAAGAATCAGATGATCCCTCTTGTACTTTATTGTGCTATCTGTTTTTAGGATATTATGCTTATTCTAATAATATTCTAAAACAGTATATTGCTATGATGTTTGTTATGAGTGCATATCTAAATTTCAATGATAAAAACTACTTTAAATGTTTGATATTATCCTTCTTAGCTGTTAGTTTTCATTATTCAGCTGGAATTATCTTGATTGTTATGTTCCTGGCTAAAAATATTAAGCCGACATTTGGAAAATATAGAGCTGCAATTCTTGCTGGAATAGCTGGTGCTGTTTCATTGAATTTAATACTTACTATCTTCATAAAAATAATACCTTCGGCTTCCGGTTATGCAAAATATTTGGATTGGAGAAGAAGCGGACAATTACGGCTTATTGCAGCAGTCATAGGAATGAGCATAATTTATGCTCTTTTAACTTTTTTAGTTCTTAAATATAAAGATAAAATTAAAACGAAGAATGAACGCCGGTATAAGGAAATAATTTTTTTAATTATAGGATTATGTATTAATATAATCTCAATTCGACAATGGATTATCAATAGAATCGCAATATATTTCTATCAATTTATAATTTTAATTTTACCTACGATGCTAGGTGTACTTAAATCAAAAGAAAGAAAAAAAGTTAAGATAGTTTTATACACACTGATGTTTCTTTATATGATGTTTTCTAGTATTTTTTTGGGTGAAAATGAATATTATAGCTATAACACTGTCTTTAGTGGTGATCCTCCTATCTCAGATGTTCAATATAATATGTTGCATGGATGGAGAAAATAA